Proteins encoded in a region of the Streptomyces sp. NBC_00258 genome:
- a CDS encoding glycoside hydrolase family 76 protein, whose product MATAPAAAAERPGPARALSRAIAAYSAIERHFGTNDGSGLVREQYPAAADDRPYSYEWPFSQVHIAALDLTAADATYEAELARRSRSQEHFWNAGGGTTGLPGYDSYPVAPYGSGGDMFYDDNEWVGLAKVQRHLQTGDAAALARAKEIFALVKSGWDTDTSHAAPGGVFWAQADWSHDRNTVSNMPGAQLALRLHQITGKADYLHWARRFYDWTNTHLQSPGGLYWDHLDLEGTIEKTFWSYNQGVPVGVNVLLYEVTRDRAYLRRAERIAEAAYDYYVTQGRLFAQPVFFNSIFFKNLLLLESATRKDKYHQAMADYADQVWSTMRDPATGLVHFNAAGGTEAIQQAAFAQIYAVLAWPRAKWRTLY is encoded by the coding sequence ATGGCCACCGCACCGGCGGCCGCGGCGGAGCGCCCGGGCCCGGCCCGGGCGCTGTCGCGCGCCATCGCCGCGTACTCCGCGATCGAGAGACACTTCGGCACGAATGACGGTTCCGGGCTGGTCCGCGAGCAGTATCCGGCGGCTGCCGACGACAGGCCGTACTCGTACGAATGGCCCTTCTCGCAGGTGCACATCGCCGCGCTCGATCTCACGGCCGCGGACGCGACGTACGAGGCGGAGCTGGCCCGACGGTCAAGATCGCAGGAGCACTTCTGGAACGCCGGCGGAGGCACGACCGGGCTTCCCGGATACGACTCCTACCCCGTCGCCCCGTACGGCTCGGGCGGCGACATGTTCTACGACGACAACGAATGGGTCGGCCTGGCGAAGGTCCAGCGTCATCTGCAGACCGGGGACGCCGCCGCGCTGGCCCGCGCGAAGGAGATCTTCGCCCTGGTCAAGTCCGGCTGGGACACCGATACGAGCCACGCCGCACCCGGCGGAGTCTTCTGGGCCCAGGCCGACTGGAGCCACGACCGCAACACCGTCTCGAACATGCCGGGTGCCCAACTCGCCCTGCGCCTGCACCAGATCACCGGCAAGGCCGACTATCTGCACTGGGCGAGACGCTTCTACGACTGGACGAACACGCATCTGCAGAGCCCCGGCGGCCTGTACTGGGACCACCTCGACCTCGAGGGCACCATCGAGAAGACCTTCTGGTCCTACAACCAGGGCGTGCCGGTCGGCGTCAACGTTCTCCTCTACGAGGTCACCCGCGACCGCGCCTATCTGCGCCGGGCCGAGCGGATCGCCGAGGCCGCGTACGACTACTACGTCACGCAGGGGCGGCTGTTCGCGCAGCCCGTGTTCTTCAACTCGATCTTCTTCAAGAACCTGCTGCTCCTGGAGTCGGCGACCAGGAAGGACAAGTACCACCAAGCGATGGCGGACTACGCCGACCAGGTGTGGTCCACGATGCGCGACCCCGCCACCGGCCTCGTGCACTTCAATGCGGCCGGCGGTACGGAAGCTATCCAGCAGGCCGCGTTCGCGCAGATCTACGCCGTGCTCGCGTGGCCCCGCGCCAAGTGGCGGACGCTCTACTGA
- the icmF gene encoding fused isobutyryl-CoA mutase/GTPase IcmF: protein MSDLHRPVHPIRLVTASALFDGHDASINIMRRIFQSQGAEVIHLGHNRSVQEVVDAALEEDAHGVAVSSYQGGHVEYFEYLVDSLRRQGAEHVRVVGGGGGVIVPEEIVRLRNSGVTIFSPEDGQRMGLAGMVNTVVKDCDFDLWDGKPADAAAVLAGDRFAIARAITGAELGKLPPDFLDQLRAAGAARSTPVVGITGTGGSGKSSLTDELVRRFRLDQQDKLRIAVIAVDPTRRRGGGALLGDRIRMNSLDGNRIFFRSLATRGSHELPEHLSEVIDVVKAAGFDLVIVETPGIGQGDAAIVPFVDTSMYVMTPEFGAASQLEKIDMLDFADVVAINKFERRGAKDALRDVGRQLVRNREAFGKRPEDMPVLGTSAATFNDDGVTALYQYVKAALAEHGLPLSEGTLPPVDVRHSSGIRQVVPADRVRYLAEITDSVRGYHAATELLAEAARRVQRLEAVEGELVAAGSEAGNVQSLLDGARKQLPEDVREQIANWPSVVASYSGDELVVKSRDKEIRTRLTRESLSGNKIPRVSLPRFTDHGELVRFWRRENLPGHFPFAAGVFPFKRDGEDPARMFAGEGDPFRTNRRFKLLSEGQPATRLSTAFDSVTLYGRDPDERPDIYGKVGTSGVSVATLDDMKTLYDGFDLIAPTTSVSMTINGPAPTVLAFFLNTAIDQQIERFRTAEGRDPSPEETAGLSAHALANVRGTVQADILKEDQGQNTCLFSTEFSLRMMADIQEWFIANKVRNFYSVSISGYHIAEAGANPISQLAFTLANGFTYVEAYLARGMHIDDFAPNLSFFFSNGMDPEYSVLGRVARRIWAVAMKEKYGAGERSQKLKYHVQTSGRSLHAQEMDFNDIRTTLQALIAIYDNCNSLHTNAYDEAVTTPTEDSVRRALAIQLIINREWGLAMNENPLQGSFIIDELTDLVEEAVLQEFERISERGGVLGAMETGYQRGRIQDESMLYEQRKHDGTLPLIGVNTFRNPHADTAEPVVIELARATEEEKQSQLERVRDYQSRHRDPAHAALSALKDAAVSGDNVFAVLMETARVCSLQQITDAFFEVGGQYRRNV, encoded by the coding sequence ATGAGCGACCTGCACCGCCCCGTGCACCCCATCCGTCTGGTCACCGCGTCGGCGCTGTTCGACGGGCATGACGCCTCGATCAACATCATGCGGCGGATCTTCCAGTCCCAAGGGGCCGAGGTGATTCATCTCGGACACAACCGGTCGGTGCAGGAGGTCGTGGACGCGGCGCTCGAGGAGGACGCGCACGGTGTGGCGGTCTCGTCCTACCAGGGCGGGCACGTGGAGTACTTCGAGTACCTGGTCGACTCGCTGCGCCGGCAGGGAGCCGAGCACGTCCGGGTGGTGGGCGGCGGGGGCGGTGTCATCGTGCCCGAGGAGATCGTCCGGCTGCGCAACAGCGGGGTGACCATCTTCTCCCCGGAGGACGGCCAGCGCATGGGCCTCGCCGGAATGGTCAACACGGTGGTGAAAGACTGCGACTTCGACCTCTGGGACGGCAAGCCCGCCGACGCGGCCGCCGTGCTCGCGGGCGACCGGTTCGCGATCGCCCGCGCCATCACGGGCGCGGAACTCGGCAAGCTGCCCCCGGACTTCCTGGATCAGCTGCGTGCCGCCGGGGCCGCGCGCAGCACGCCGGTGGTCGGCATCACCGGCACCGGCGGCTCGGGCAAGTCGTCGCTGACCGACGAGCTGGTGCGCCGGTTCCGTCTCGACCAGCAGGACAAGCTGCGGATCGCGGTGATCGCGGTCGACCCGACGCGACGTCGCGGCGGCGGTGCACTGCTCGGTGACCGGATCCGTATGAACTCCCTCGACGGGAACCGGATCTTCTTCCGGAGCCTGGCCACCCGCGGCAGCCACGAGCTGCCCGAGCACCTCTCCGAGGTGATCGACGTGGTCAAGGCCGCCGGCTTCGACCTGGTGATCGTGGAGACACCGGGCATCGGCCAGGGCGACGCGGCGATCGTGCCGTTCGTCGACACCTCGATGTACGTGATGACGCCGGAGTTCGGCGCCGCCTCGCAGCTGGAGAAGATCGACATGCTCGACTTCGCCGACGTCGTGGCGATCAACAAGTTCGAGCGGCGCGGCGCCAAGGACGCGCTGCGCGACGTGGGACGCCAGCTGGTCCGTAACCGTGAGGCGTTCGGGAAGCGGCCCGAGGACATGCCGGTCCTCGGCACCTCGGCGGCCACGTTCAACGACGACGGTGTCACCGCGCTCTACCAGTACGTGAAGGCGGCGCTGGCCGAGCACGGGCTGCCGTTGTCCGAGGGCACGCTGCCGCCGGTCGACGTGCGCCACTCCTCCGGCATCCGGCAGGTGGTTCCCGCGGACCGGGTGCGCTACCTCGCCGAGATCACCGACTCGGTCCGCGGGTACCACGCCGCCACCGAGCTGCTGGCCGAGGCGGCCCGGCGGGTGCAGCGCCTGGAGGCGGTCGAGGGCGAGCTGGTCGCGGCCGGCTCCGAAGCGGGGAACGTCCAGTCGCTGCTCGACGGCGCCCGCAAGCAGCTCCCTGAGGATGTGAGGGAGCAGATCGCGAACTGGCCCTCCGTCGTGGCCTCGTACTCCGGCGACGAGCTGGTCGTGAAGTCGCGGGACAAGGAGATCCGGACCAGGCTGACGCGCGAGTCCCTTTCGGGCAACAAGATCCCGCGTGTCTCACTGCCCCGGTTCACCGACCACGGGGAGTTGGTGCGGTTCTGGCGGCGGGAGAACCTGCCGGGCCACTTCCCGTTCGCCGCCGGGGTGTTCCCCTTCAAACGCGACGGTGAGGATCCGGCGCGGATGTTCGCCGGCGAGGGAGACCCGTTCCGCACCAACCGCCGCTTCAAGCTGCTGTCCGAGGGCCAGCCGGCCACCCGGCTGTCCACGGCCTTCGACTCGGTCACCCTCTACGGCCGTGACCCGGACGAGCGTCCCGACATCTACGGCAAGGTCGGCACCTCCGGGGTGTCGGTGGCGACCCTGGACGATATGAAGACCCTCTACGACGGCTTCGACCTGATCGCTCCGACGACCTCGGTGTCGATGACGATCAACGGCCCGGCCCCCACCGTGCTCGCGTTCTTCCTGAACACCGCCATCGACCAGCAGATCGAAAGGTTCCGCACCGCCGAGGGCCGCGACCCCTCCCCCGAGGAGACGGCCGGACTGAGTGCCCACGCACTGGCGAACGTGCGCGGCACGGTGCAGGCCGACATCCTCAAGGAGGACCAGGGGCAGAACACCTGCCTGTTCTCCACCGAGTTCTCCCTGCGGATGATGGCGGACATCCAGGAGTGGTTCATCGCCAACAAGGTCCGCAACTTCTACTCGGTGTCCATCTCCGGCTACCACATCGCCGAGGCCGGGGCGAACCCCATCAGCCAGCTCGCCTTCACCCTCGCCAACGGCTTCACCTACGTGGAGGCCTACCTCGCACGGGGTATGCACATCGACGACTTCGCCCCCAACCTGTCGTTCTTCTTCTCCAACGGCATGGACCCGGAGTACTCGGTCCTGGGCCGGGTCGCCCGCCGGATCTGGGCCGTCGCGATGAAGGAGAAGTACGGCGCGGGCGAGCGCAGCCAGAAGCTCAAGTACCACGTCCAGACCTCCGGACGCTCCCTGCACGCCCAGGAGATGGACTTCAACGACATCCGCACCACGCTGCAGGCGCTCATCGCCATCTACGACAACTGCAACAGCCTGCACACCAACGCCTACGACGAGGCCGTGACCACCCCCACCGAGGACTCCGTCCGCCGGGCCCTGGCGATCCAGCTCATCATCAACCGTGAGTGGGGTCTCGCCATGAACGAGAACCCCCTCCAGGGCTCGTTCATCATCGACGAACTCACCGACCTGGTCGAAGAGGCCGTCCTCCAGGAGTTCGAGCGGATCAGCGAGCGAGGCGGCGTGCTCGGCGCCATGGAGACCGGCTATCAGCGCGGCCGCATCCAGGACGAGTCGATGCTCTACGAGCAGCGCAAGCACGACGGCACCCTGCCCCTCATCGGCGTCAACACCTTCCGCAACCCCCACGCGGACACCGCCGAACCCGTCGTCATCGAGCTGGCCCGTGCCACGGAGGAGGAGAAGCAGTCGCAGCTGGAGCGTGTGCGCGACTACCAGTCCCGCCACCGCGACCCGGCCCACGCGGCCCTGTCCGCCCTCAAGGACGCGGCCGTCAGCGGCGACAACGTCTTCGCCGTCCTCATGGAGACCGCCCGCGTCTGCTCGCTCCAGCAGATCACCGACGCCTTCTTCGAGGTCGGGGGCCAGTACCGCCGCAACGTCTGA
- the rraA gene encoding ribonuclease E activity regulator RraA, translated as MKPTADLYDEHGDDLQSCTTQFRIFGARTSFEGAVTTVRCHEDNVILKATLGEPGAGRVLVVDGGGSLAAALMGDLIADLGASSGWEGVVINGAVRDVEALSKINIGVKALGSNPRKSRKEGVGDRDVEVSFGGVTFTPGCHLYSDADGILVTRV; from the coding sequence ATGAAGCCCACAGCCGACCTCTACGACGAGCACGGTGACGACCTCCAGTCGTGCACCACCCAGTTCCGGATCTTCGGTGCCCGGACGTCGTTCGAGGGTGCCGTCACGACCGTGAGGTGCCACGAGGACAACGTGATCCTCAAGGCCACCCTCGGGGAGCCCGGCGCGGGGCGGGTGCTCGTCGTCGACGGTGGTGGCTCGCTGGCCGCCGCTCTGATGGGGGATCTCATCGCGGACCTGGGCGCGTCCAGCGGCTGGGAGGGCGTCGTCATCAATGGCGCCGTCCGCGATGTCGAGGCACTGTCGAAGATCAACATTGGTGTGAAGGCCCTGGGATCCAACCCTCGGAAGAGCCGTAAGGAGGGTGTCGGGGACAGGGACGTCGAGGTCTCGTTCGGCGGGGTGACCTTCACGCCCGGCTGCCATCTCTACAGCGACGCCGACGGGATCCTCGTCACTCGCGTGTAG
- a CDS encoding IclR family transcriptional regulator produces the protein MGAHDSPTLITSVQRAFRLLEAVSAHQNGAPAKQLARETGLPLATAYHLLRTLVHDGYLRKLDDGGFVLGDKLQVMQSTGRGQALLSRVRPVLAALRDELATAAYLTFYEEGEIRVAEIVDGPRAPRVDLWVGFEDAGHATALGKAVLRELDEENRKDYLSRHHLADLTPRTITSRPELLRRLDTSPVAPAVTDLEEYALGTVCVAVPVYSGDTLGSLGVSMPVERLSRVRDVRARLIPTANRVTRGLSLTI, from the coding sequence ATGGGTGCGCACGACAGCCCCACCCTCATCACGTCCGTCCAGCGGGCCTTTCGCCTCCTGGAAGCCGTCAGCGCGCACCAGAACGGGGCGCCCGCGAAGCAGCTGGCGCGGGAGACGGGCCTGCCCCTGGCCACCGCGTATCACCTGCTGCGGACGCTGGTCCACGACGGATACCTGCGGAAGCTGGACGACGGCGGCTTCGTCCTGGGCGACAAGCTGCAGGTGATGCAGAGCACGGGCCGTGGCCAGGCGCTGCTCAGCCGTGTCCGACCCGTGCTCGCCGCGCTGCGCGACGAGCTCGCGACCGCCGCCTACCTCACCTTCTACGAGGAGGGCGAGATCCGGGTCGCGGAGATCGTCGACGGCCCCCGGGCGCCGCGCGTCGACCTCTGGGTGGGATTCGAGGACGCGGGCCACGCCACCGCGCTGGGCAAGGCCGTGCTCAGAGAACTGGATGAGGAGAACCGCAAGGATTACCTCTCCAGGCACCACCTCGCCGACCTCACACCGCGGACGATCACCAGCAGACCGGAACTGCTCCGGCGCCTGGACACCTCACCCGTGGCCCCGGCCGTCACGGATCTTGAGGAGTACGCGCTGGGCACGGTCTGCGTCGCCGTGCCCGTCTACAGCGGGGACACGCTGGGCTCGCTCGGTGTCTCGATGCCGGTGGAACGGCTTTCCCGGGTGCGGGACGTCCGGGCGCGGCTGATCCCGACCGCGAACCGCGTGACCAGAGGGCTGTCGCTCACTATCTGA
- a CDS encoding PP2C family protein-serine/threonine phosphatase yields the protein MSQARDHGGNHRSIRTLGNRVTDSRTSARGRATARLAAGTPVLHALPVLIVSAVVLADFVGGAGMVWLPLLAAGPALAATTNGPRGVVCVGLLAGVLGATLGARDGVPASELAAVLSALAAVTVASGLASALRGRRDRVLAAVRSVAETAQHALLKPVPATVGPFQVAVRYSAAAAEARIGGDLYALIPTPYGVRLIVGDVRGKGLPAVGTAALVLGVFREAAYDEPDLLAVIDRIERSLARNLGCDDFVTAVVAGYSQAGQLEVVNCGHAPPLLIRASGGVESVEPAHPAPPLGLRALAKHAPALEVVPFADGDQLLLYTDGVTEARDRGREFYQLAEGLARHVSDEPARTLTALHDELLAHVGGRLHDDAALLLIRKPTVRDVVVPEPAVCGASGATDSEATATRPTVRSV from the coding sequence ATGAGTCAGGCCCGTGATCATGGTGGAAACCACCGGTCCATACGGACACTCGGGAACCGGGTGACCGATTCCCGAACTTCGGCGCGCGGCCGGGCCACCGCACGGCTGGCCGCCGGGACGCCCGTACTGCACGCACTGCCCGTCCTGATCGTCTCCGCCGTCGTGCTCGCCGACTTCGTCGGCGGAGCCGGGATGGTCTGGCTGCCCCTCCTCGCGGCCGGGCCCGCACTGGCCGCCACCACGAACGGGCCGCGCGGTGTCGTGTGCGTCGGTCTCCTCGCCGGGGTGCTCGGTGCGACGCTCGGAGCCCGGGACGGCGTTCCGGCTTCCGAGCTGGCAGCCGTACTTTCCGCCCTGGCCGCCGTCACTGTGGCGAGTGGCCTGGCCAGCGCGCTGCGCGGGCGCCGTGACCGGGTGCTCGCTGCCGTCCGCTCGGTCGCGGAGACCGCCCAGCACGCGCTCCTGAAGCCCGTACCCGCGACTGTCGGTCCCTTCCAGGTGGCCGTCCGCTACAGCGCCGCGGCGGCAGAGGCCCGAATCGGCGGGGACCTCTACGCACTGATACCCACCCCTTACGGAGTGCGGCTGATCGTCGGCGATGTGCGAGGCAAGGGGTTGCCGGCCGTGGGGACCGCCGCGCTGGTGCTCGGTGTCTTCCGTGAGGCCGCCTACGACGAGCCGGATCTCCTCGCCGTCATCGACAGGATCGAGCGGAGCCTGGCGCGCAATCTCGGTTGCGACGACTTCGTCACCGCCGTGGTCGCCGGCTACTCACAGGCCGGGCAGCTCGAGGTGGTGAACTGCGGACACGCGCCTCCGCTGCTGATACGCGCGTCCGGAGGCGTCGAGTCGGTGGAGCCCGCGCATCCGGCCCCGCCCCTCGGCCTGCGCGCCCTCGCGAAGCACGCCCCGGCCCTGGAGGTCGTGCCGTTCGCCGACGGGGACCAGCTGCTGCTCTACACCGACGGGGTCACCGAGGCCCGCGACCGCGGCCGTGAGTTCTACCAGCTCGCCGAAGGGCTGGCACGCCACGTGTCCGACGAGCCGGCCCGTACCCTCACCGCGCTGCATGACGAACTGTTGGCACATGTCGGCGGCCGCCTCCACGACGACGCGGCACTGCTCCTGATCCGCAAACCGACGGTCCGGGACGTGGTGGTTCCCGAACCGGCGGTCTGCGGAGCGAGCGGAGCTACTGATTCCGAAGCGACCGCTACTCGCCCGACGGTGCGGTCAGTGTGA
- a CDS encoding family 43 glycosylhydrolase: MTRSRCLSVLTAVLAMVVAFLVAPPRAAAAVTFTSTGVNQNGANCLDVPGSSTTNGTQLRAGTCASSASQSFGFTPVAGTADTYTISTHASGQCVDVYGASTADNATIIQWTCHNGTNQQWRLVPVTVSGTDRTFNLVSVGSGKCVVPSGGSSASNTGLVQLPCGTGNGRVWRLPGFTGGGTTPGTFTNPLSQRGPDPWLTYYDGYYYLATTTWNSTVTMRKADTLAGLATATDQVIFNLTRPNGAGTMWAPEFHLLDGPNGKRWYFYYTAGREPYDLGTQRIHVLESAGLDPMGPYSFKADLLDPAQDNTWELDPGILKLNGQLYLLGTFYNGSQPMFIRPLSNPWTASGTRRVLSTPTYSWETVGGAVNEGAEVLQRGGKTFIVYSASHCSTPDYKLGMLTYNGGDPLSSSSWVKSPNPVFQRSNANGVYGPGHNGFFKSPDGTEDWIVYHANNSAGGGCDMNRSTRAQKFTWNADGTPNFGTPVALGVTLTAPSGE, from the coding sequence GTGACTCGTTCCAGATGCCTGTCCGTGCTCACCGCCGTGCTCGCCATGGTGGTCGCCTTCCTGGTGGCGCCGCCGCGCGCGGCCGCCGCCGTCACGTTCACCTCGACGGGGGTGAACCAGAACGGCGCCAACTGCCTTGATGTACCGGGCAGTTCGACGACCAACGGAACACAGCTCCGCGCCGGCACATGCGCCTCAAGCGCGAGCCAGTCCTTCGGCTTCACCCCGGTCGCGGGGACTGCCGACACCTACACGATCAGTACGCATGCCTCCGGCCAGTGTGTCGACGTGTACGGCGCGTCCACCGCGGACAACGCCACGATCATCCAGTGGACCTGCCACAACGGCACGAACCAGCAGTGGCGGCTCGTACCCGTGACCGTCAGTGGAACCGACAGGACGTTCAACCTCGTCTCCGTCGGCTCCGGCAAGTGCGTCGTGCCGAGCGGCGGTTCGTCGGCCTCGAACACGGGCCTGGTGCAGCTGCCGTGCGGTACCGGGAACGGCAGGGTGTGGCGCCTGCCCGGCTTCACCGGCGGCGGCACGACCCCGGGCACGTTCACCAACCCGCTCTCCCAGCGCGGGCCCGACCCCTGGCTGACGTACTACGACGGCTACTACTACCTCGCCACGACCACCTGGAACTCGACGGTCACCATGCGCAAGGCCGACACCCTGGCGGGCCTCGCCACGGCCACCGACCAGGTGATCTTCAACCTCACCAGGCCCAATGGCGCCGGCACGATGTGGGCCCCGGAGTTCCATCTGCTCGACGGTCCCAACGGGAAGCGGTGGTACTTCTACTACACGGCCGGGCGGGAGCCGTACGACCTGGGCACCCAGCGGATCCATGTCCTGGAGAGCGCGGGCCTGGACCCGATGGGCCCCTACAGCTTCAAGGCCGACCTGCTCGACCCGGCCCAGGACAACACCTGGGAACTGGACCCGGGCATCCTGAAGTTGAACGGTCAGCTCTATCTTCTCGGCACGTTCTACAACGGTTCGCAGCCGATGTTCATCCGGCCGCTGTCGAACCCGTGGACCGCGAGCGGCACCCGCCGGGTGCTGTCCACCCCGACCTACAGCTGGGAGACGGTGGGCGGCGCGGTCAACGAGGGCGCCGAGGTGCTCCAGCGGGGCGGCAAGACCTTCATCGTCTACTCCGCCAGCCACTGCTCCACGCCCGACTACAAGCTCGGGATGCTCACGTACAACGGCGGTGACCCGCTCAGCTCCTCCTCCTGGGTCAAGTCACCGAACCCGGTCTTCCAGCGGTCCAACGCCAACGGTGTGTACGGCCCCGGCCACAACGGCTTCTTCAAGTCGCCGGACGGGACCGAGGACTGGATCGTCTACCACGCGAACAACTCAGCGGGCGGTGGCTGCGACATGAACCGGTCCACCAGGGCGCAGAAGTTCACCTGGAACGCCGACGGCACACCGAACTTCGGCACACCGGTGGCTCTCGGCGTCACACTGACCGCACCGTCGGGCGAGTAG